A genomic stretch from Mycobacterium cookii includes:
- a CDS encoding lipid-transfer protein, producing MPGELSGKAAIVGIGATDFSKNSGRSELRLAAEAVLAALDDAGLTPDDVDGMVTFTMDSNTEVAIARAIGIGDLKFFSKIHHGGGAACATIQQAAIAVATGVADCVVAYRAFNERSGTRFGQVQARLFENADSTGVDNSFSYPHGLSTPAAQVAMIAKRYMHLSGATSRDFGAISVADRKHAAKNPKAYFYEKPITIEEHQNSRWIAEPLRLLDCCQETDGAVALVVMSPERAKDLKNRPAIIEGAAQGSSPNQYSMVSYYRPELDGLPEMGLVGKQLWAQSGLKPTDIQTAILYDHFTPFTLIQLEELGFCGWGEAKDFIADGAIEIGGRLPINTHGGQLGEAYIHGMNGIAEGVRQLRGTSVNPVPDVEHVLVTAGTGVPTSGLILG from the coding sequence ATGCCCGGTGAACTGTCCGGTAAGGCGGCCATCGTCGGCATCGGTGCCACCGACTTCTCGAAGAACTCCGGCCGCAGCGAGCTTCGACTCGCCGCCGAGGCCGTGCTCGCCGCGCTCGATGATGCCGGCCTCACGCCCGATGACGTGGACGGCATGGTCACGTTCACGATGGACTCCAACACCGAGGTGGCCATCGCACGGGCGATCGGTATCGGGGACCTGAAATTCTTCTCCAAGATCCATCACGGCGGCGGCGCGGCCTGCGCCACCATCCAGCAGGCAGCCATCGCGGTCGCGACGGGTGTCGCGGATTGCGTTGTGGCATACCGCGCTTTCAACGAGCGCTCGGGCACGCGGTTCGGTCAGGTGCAGGCCCGCCTGTTCGAGAATGCCGATTCGACCGGCGTCGACAACTCGTTTTCCTATCCGCACGGGTTGTCGACGCCCGCTGCGCAGGTTGCGATGATCGCCAAGCGCTACATGCATCTGTCCGGGGCGACCAGCCGGGATTTCGGTGCCATCTCGGTGGCCGATCGCAAGCACGCCGCCAAGAATCCGAAGGCCTACTTCTACGAAAAGCCGATAACGATTGAGGAGCACCAGAATTCACGGTGGATCGCCGAGCCGTTGCGGCTGCTGGACTGCTGCCAGGAGACCGATGGCGCGGTCGCACTCGTGGTCATGTCGCCGGAGCGGGCGAAGGACCTGAAGAACCGTCCCGCGATCATCGAGGGAGCGGCCCAGGGCTCGAGCCCGAACCAGTATTCGATGGTCAGCTATTACCGCCCGGAGCTTGACGGTCTGCCCGAGATGGGCCTCGTGGGCAAGCAGCTGTGGGCCCAATCAGGCTTGAAGCCAACGGATATCCAAACCGCGATCCTCTACGACCACTTCACGCCGTTCACGCTCATCCAATTGGAGGAGTTGGGTTTTTGCGGCTGGGGAGAGGCCAAAGACTTCATCGCCGACGGCGCTATCGAGATCGGCGGCCGGTTGCCGATCAACACCCACGGCGGACAACTGGGCGAGGCCTACATCCACGGCATGAACGGCATCGCCGAGGGCGTCCGCCAGCTGCGCGGTACGTCGGTCAACCCGGTGCCCGACGTCGAGCACGTCTTGGTCACCGCGGGCACCGGCGTCCCCACGTCCGGCCTGATTCTGGGCTAG
- a CDS encoding acetaldehyde dehydrogenase (acetylating): MPSKASVAIVGSGNISTDLLYKLLRSDWLEPRWMVGIDPESEGLARARKLGLETTHEGVDWLLAQSEKPDLVFEATSAYVHRDAAPKYEAAGIRAIDLTPAAVGPAVIPPANLREHLNAPNVNMITCGGQATIPIVYAVSRVVEVPYAEIVASVSSSSAGPGTRANIDEFTKTTSKGVETIGGAKRGKAIIILNPADPPMIMRDTIFCAIPEDADHDAIAQSIKDVVAEVQTYVPGYRMLNEPQFDEPSVHSGGQALVTTFVEVEGAGDYLPPYAGNLDIMTAAATKVGEEIAKESLTAAAGGQA, from the coding sequence ATGCCGTCCAAGGCGAGCGTTGCCATTGTGGGTTCGGGCAACATCAGCACCGACCTGCTCTACAAACTGCTGCGCTCGGACTGGCTGGAGCCGCGCTGGATGGTCGGCATCGACCCCGAGAGCGAAGGCCTGGCCCGGGCTCGAAAGCTGGGTTTGGAGACCACCCACGAGGGCGTCGACTGGCTGCTCGCGCAGTCCGAGAAACCCGACCTGGTGTTCGAGGCGACCAGCGCCTACGTGCACCGGGACGCGGCGCCGAAATACGAGGCCGCGGGAATCCGGGCGATCGACCTGACGCCCGCGGCGGTCGGCCCGGCGGTGATCCCACCGGCGAACCTGCGCGAGCATCTGAACGCGCCCAACGTCAACATGATCACCTGCGGCGGGCAGGCGACCATCCCGATCGTCTACGCCGTCAGCCGCGTTGTGGAAGTGCCCTACGCCGAGATCGTCGCATCGGTGTCGTCGTCGTCGGCCGGTCCGGGCACCCGGGCCAACATCGACGAGTTCACCAAGACCACCAGCAAGGGCGTCGAGACCATCGGCGGCGCCAAGCGCGGCAAGGCGATCATCATCCTGAACCCGGCCGACCCGCCGATGATCATGCGCGACACCATCTTCTGCGCCATCCCCGAGGACGCCGACCACGATGCGATCGCCCAGTCGATAAAGGACGTGGTCGCCGAGGTGCAGACTTATGTGCCCGGCTACCGGATGCTCAACGAGCCGCAGTTCGACGAGCCGTCGGTGCACTCCGGCGGCCAGGCACTGGTCACCACGTTCGTCGAGGTCGAGGGTGCCGGCGACTACCTGCCGCCGTACGCGGGCAACCTGGACATCATGACCGCGGCGGCAACCAAGGTCGGCGAGGAGATCGCCAAGGAGTCTTTGACTGCGGCCGCTGGAGGACAAGCATGA
- a CDS encoding bifunctional MaoC family dehydratase N-terminal/OB-fold nucleic acid binding domain-containing protein — protein MTDIHEALAEIKAAGGAKPRAGRDPVNQPMVNSWVEAIGDSNPIYTDEKAARAAGHPGIVAPPAMIQVWTMFGLGGERPTDDPMGPIMKLFDDNGYVGVVATNCEQTYHRYLRPGEEVSIAAEMGDVVGPKQTGLGEGWFINQHIVWRVGDEDVAEMNWRILKFKPRESSPSASVPDDLDADAMMRPSESKDTKFFWDGVKAHELRIQKRPDGSLQHPPVPAIWQDKELATDYVVASGKGSVFSFVVHHAPKVPGRTLPFVIALVELEEGVRMLGELRNVDPATVEIGMPVQATFIDFPANDVGPAWTLYAWEPSA, from the coding sequence ATGACAGACATTCACGAAGCCCTCGCGGAGATCAAAGCGGCGGGCGGCGCCAAGCCGCGCGCCGGTCGCGATCCGGTGAACCAGCCGATGGTCAACAGCTGGGTCGAAGCGATCGGCGACAGCAACCCCATCTACACCGATGAGAAGGCGGCCCGCGCCGCCGGCCATCCGGGAATTGTGGCTCCGCCGGCCATGATTCAGGTCTGGACGATGTTCGGCCTGGGTGGCGAGCGCCCGACCGACGACCCCATGGGCCCGATCATGAAGCTGTTCGACGACAACGGCTACGTCGGTGTGGTCGCGACGAACTGCGAGCAGACCTATCACCGCTACCTGCGGCCGGGCGAAGAAGTCAGCATCGCTGCGGAGATGGGTGACGTTGTCGGGCCCAAGCAGACCGGCCTCGGCGAGGGCTGGTTCATCAACCAGCACATCGTATGGCGGGTCGGTGACGAGGATGTCGCCGAGATGAACTGGCGCATACTCAAATTCAAGCCACGCGAATCTTCGCCGTCGGCTTCGGTGCCCGACGACCTGGACGCCGACGCCATGATGCGACCGTCGGAATCCAAAGACACCAAGTTCTTCTGGGACGGCGTCAAGGCGCACGAGCTGCGGATCCAGAAACGGCCCGACGGCAGCCTGCAGCATCCGCCGGTGCCGGCCATCTGGCAGGACAAGGAGCTGGCAACGGATTATGTCGTCGCCAGCGGCAAAGGCTCGGTGTTCAGCTTCGTGGTGCATCACGCGCCGAAAGTGCCGGGCCGGACCCTGCCGTTCGTCATCGCGCTGGTGGAACTGGAAGAGGGCGTGCGGATGCTCGGAGAGCTTCGCAACGTCGACCCTGCGACCGTGGAGATCGGAATGCCAGTCCAGGCAACGTTCATCGACTTTCCCGCCAACGACGTCGGCCCGGCCTGGACGCTCTATGCGTGGGAGCCGAGCGCATGA
- a CDS encoding SDR family oxidoreductase → MTRMLANKVVVISGVGPGLGTTLANRCARDGADLVLAARTVERLEELAKQLNDAGHKALAVRADITDDDEVAYLVESTTAAFGKVDVLINNAFRVPSMKPLAGTSFQHIRDAIELSALGALRLIQAFTPALEESKGAVVNVNSMVLRHSQAKYGAYKMAKSALLSMSQSLATELGEKGIRVNSVAPGYIWGETLQAYFEHQAGKYGTTSDQIYQATAANSDLKRLPTEDEVASAIMFMASDLSSGISGQTLDVNCGEYHN, encoded by the coding sequence ATGACAAGGATGCTCGCGAACAAAGTTGTGGTGATCAGCGGTGTCGGGCCGGGTCTCGGCACCACGCTGGCGAACCGCTGTGCGCGTGACGGCGCCGACCTCGTGCTGGCGGCACGGACGGTTGAGCGTCTCGAGGAACTCGCCAAGCAACTCAACGATGCCGGGCACAAGGCACTGGCGGTGCGCGCGGACATCACCGACGACGACGAGGTCGCCTACCTCGTCGAGTCCACCACGGCGGCCTTCGGCAAGGTCGACGTCCTGATCAACAACGCGTTCCGGGTTCCGTCGATGAAGCCGTTGGCAGGCACCAGCTTTCAGCACATCCGCGATGCCATCGAGCTGAGTGCGCTCGGCGCGTTGCGTCTCATCCAGGCGTTCACGCCTGCGTTGGAAGAGTCGAAGGGCGCGGTCGTCAACGTCAATTCGATGGTGCTCCGGCACTCGCAGGCCAAGTACGGGGCCTACAAGATGGCGAAGTCCGCGCTGCTGTCCATGTCGCAGTCGTTGGCCACCGAGCTCGGCGAAAAAGGGATACGGGTCAATTCTGTTGCGCCCGGGTATATCTGGGGTGAGACGCTGCAGGCCTACTTCGAGCACCAGGCCGGCAAGTACGGCACAACGTCCGACCAGATCTATCAGGCCACTGCGGCCAATTCCGACCTCAAGCGCCTGCCCACCGAGGACGAGGTCGCGTCGGCGATCATGTTCATGGCCAGTGACCTGTCCAGCGGCATCAGCGGCCAGACGCTGGACGTCAATTGCGGTGAGTACCACAACTAA
- the dmpG gene encoding 4-hydroxy-2-oxovalerate aldolase, translated as MSTQEVYFDPMWDVRMTDTSLRDGSHHKRHQFTKDEVGAIVAALDNAGVPVIEVTHGDGLGGSSFNYGFSKTPEQELIKLAAETAKEAKIAFLMLPGVGTKEDIKEAQNNGGSICRIATHCTEADVSIQHFGLARELGLETVGFLMMSHTIPPEKLAAQARIMADAGCQCVYVVDSAGALVLEGVSDRVAALVAELGDDAQVGFHGHENLGLGVANSVEAVRAGAKQIDGSCRRFGAGAGNAPVEALIGVFDKIGVKTGIDFFDIADAAEEVVAPAMPAECLLDRNALIMGYSGVYSSFLKHAVRQSERYGVPAHQLLHRAGQRKLIGGQEDQLIDIALEIKREQAASD; from the coding sequence ATGAGCACGCAAGAGGTCTACTTCGACCCGATGTGGGACGTGCGGATGACCGACACGTCGCTGCGCGACGGCTCGCACCACAAGCGTCATCAGTTCACCAAGGACGAGGTCGGTGCGATCGTCGCCGCCCTGGACAACGCGGGCGTGCCGGTGATCGAGGTGACCCACGGCGACGGTCTCGGCGGGTCGAGCTTCAACTACGGGTTCTCCAAGACGCCCGAACAGGAGCTGATCAAGCTCGCCGCCGAAACCGCCAAAGAGGCCAAGATCGCCTTCCTGATGCTGCCCGGCGTCGGCACCAAGGAGGACATCAAGGAGGCCCAGAACAACGGCGGGTCGATCTGCCGGATCGCCACCCACTGCACCGAGGCCGACGTGTCGATCCAGCACTTCGGTCTGGCCCGCGAGCTCGGCCTGGAGACGGTCGGGTTCCTGATGATGTCGCACACCATCCCGCCGGAGAAGCTGGCAGCGCAGGCCCGCATCATGGCCGACGCCGGCTGCCAGTGCGTGTACGTCGTCGACTCGGCCGGAGCGCTGGTCCTCGAAGGCGTGAGCGACCGGGTGGCGGCGCTGGTCGCCGAGCTCGGCGACGACGCGCAGGTCGGTTTCCACGGCCACGAGAACCTCGGCCTGGGCGTGGCCAACTCGGTGGAAGCCGTTCGGGCCGGCGCCAAGCAGATCGACGGCTCCTGCCGGCGCTTCGGTGCGGGCGCGGGCAACGCCCCCGTCGAAGCCCTGATCGGGGTGTTCGACAAGATCGGCGTCAAGACCGGCATCGACTTCTTCGACATCGCCGACGCCGCCGAAGAGGTGGTCGCCCCGGCCATGCCCGCCGAGTGCCTACTCGACCGCAACGCGCTGATCATGGGCTACTCCGGGGTGTACTCGAGCTTCCTCAAACACGCGGTTCGCCAGTCCGAGCGCTACGGCGTGCCGGCGCATCAGCTGTTGCACCGAGCGGGTCAGCGCAAACTGATCGGCGGTCAGGAAGACCAGCTGATCGACATCGCGCTGGAGATCAAGCGCGAGCAGGCCGCTAGCGACTAG
- a CDS encoding MaoC family dehydratase: protein MPIDPDVALNAELDPIEFSWSSSDIQLYHLGLGAGADPMDPHELRYLVDDTPQVLPTFGNVAASFHLTKPPTVQFPGIDIELSKVLHASEQVSAPAPLPPSGSAKAVTRFTDIWDKGKAAVIWSETQVTAPDGTLLWTQRRSIFARGEGGFGGERGASTSASAPDRAPDLELDIAVLPQQALLYRLCGDRNPLHSDPEFAAAAGFPRPILHGLCTYGMTCKALVDALLDADVAAVASYGARFTGVAYPGETLKAAVWKEDGRLLGTVTAPSRDNAVVLTGVELIPV, encoded by the coding sequence ATGCCCATCGATCCTGACGTCGCACTGAACGCCGAGCTGGACCCGATCGAATTCTCTTGGAGCAGTAGCGATATCCAGCTCTATCACCTCGGGCTGGGCGCAGGCGCCGACCCGATGGATCCGCACGAGCTGCGTTACCTCGTCGACGATACTCCACAGGTGCTGCCGACATTCGGCAACGTCGCAGCGAGCTTCCACTTGACCAAGCCGCCGACCGTTCAGTTCCCCGGCATCGACATCGAGCTGAGCAAGGTGCTGCATGCCAGTGAGCAGGTGAGCGCGCCCGCACCGTTGCCGCCGTCGGGTTCGGCGAAAGCGGTCACCCGGTTCACCGACATCTGGGACAAGGGCAAGGCCGCGGTGATCTGGTCCGAGACCCAGGTGACCGCGCCAGACGGGACCCTGCTGTGGACGCAGCGGCGATCGATATTCGCCCGCGGCGAGGGCGGGTTCGGCGGCGAGCGCGGGGCCTCGACGTCTGCTTCTGCCCCGGATCGGGCACCCGATCTGGAGCTCGACATCGCTGTGCTGCCTCAGCAGGCGCTGCTCTACCGGCTCTGCGGCGATCGCAATCCGCTGCACTCCGATCCCGAATTCGCCGCTGCGGCAGGGTTTCCCAGGCCCATCCTGCACGGCTTATGCACCTACGGCATGACCTGTAAGGCCCTCGTCGACGCGCTACTCGACGCTGACGTCGCGGCCGTCGCCTCCTACGGAGCGCGGTTCACCGGCGTCGCCTACCCGGGCGAAACCCTGAAGGCCGCGGTGTGGAAGGAAGACGGCCGGCTGCTCGGCACCGTCACCGCCCCGTCACGCGACAACGCCGTGGTGCTCACCGGCGTGGAGTTGATCCCGGTCTAG
- a CDS encoding MaoC family dehydratase yields MSAPTVEVGTKLPELSLYGDPTFIISTAIATRDYQDVHHDRDKAQAKGSKDIFVNILTDTGLVQRYITDWAGPSAMIKSIGLRLGVPWYAYDTVTFKGEVTAIDDGMISLKIVGSNSLGDHVIANATLTIGGSDAR; encoded by the coding sequence ATGAGCGCTCCGACGGTGGAGGTCGGCACGAAGCTGCCGGAGTTGTCGTTGTACGGCGACCCTACGTTCATCATCTCCACGGCGATCGCCACCCGCGATTACCAGGATGTCCACCACGACCGGGACAAGGCGCAGGCCAAGGGGTCCAAGGACATCTTCGTCAACATCCTCACCGACACCGGCCTGGTCCAGCGCTACATCACCGACTGGGCGGGGCCGTCGGCGATGATCAAGTCGATCGGGCTGCGGCTCGGGGTGCCGTGGTACGCCTACGACACGGTGACGTTCAAAGGCGAAGTGACCGCGATCGACGACGGCATGATCTCGCTGAAAATCGTTGGCAGCAACAGCCTCGGCGATCACGTCATCGCGAACGCGACGTTGACCATCGGGGGTTCCGATGCCCGGTGA
- the kstD gene encoding 3-oxosteroid 1-dehydrogenase, which yields MTAQEFDVVVVGSGGAGMVAALAAAHRGLSTIVIEKAAHYGGSTARSGGGVWIPNNEILKRDGVKDTPEAARTYLHGIVGDVVEAQRIDTYLERGPEMLSFVLKHTPLKMCWVPQYADYYPEAPGGRPGGRSIEPKPFNAKKLGPDLPGLEPPYGKVPLNVVVMQQDYVRLNQLKRHPRGVLRSLKVGARTMWAKATGQALVGMGRALIGPLRIGLRKAGVPVQLNTALTDLYVEDGAVRGVYVRDTEKSEAAEPQLIRARKAVILGSGGFEHNEQMRVKYQRAPITTEWTVGAKANTGDGIVAAEKLGAALDIMEDAWWGPTVPLVGAPWFALSERNSPGSIIVNMSGQRFMNESMPYVEACHHMYGGEFGQGPGPGENIPAWLVFDQQYRDRYIFAGLQPGQRIPRKWMESGVIIQADTLEELAAKAGLPVDEFTATVQRFNGFARSGVDADYRRGESAYDRYYGDPTNKPNPNLGEISHAPYYAAKLVPGDLGTKGGIRTDVHGRALRDDGSIIDGLYAAGNVSAPVMGHTYPGPGGTIGPAMTFGYLAALHIAGEH from the coding sequence ATGACAGCTCAGGAGTTCGACGTCGTCGTGGTCGGTAGCGGCGGCGCCGGCATGGTTGCTGCCCTTGCGGCCGCCCACCGGGGTCTATCGACCATAGTCATCGAGAAGGCAGCGCACTACGGCGGCTCCACCGCGCGCTCCGGCGGTGGTGTCTGGATTCCGAACAACGAGATCCTCAAGCGTGACGGCGTCAAGGACACGCCGGAAGCGGCGCGCACCTATCTGCACGGGATCGTCGGCGACGTCGTCGAGGCGCAGCGCATCGACACCTATCTCGAGCGCGGACCCGAGATGCTGTCGTTCGTGCTGAAGCACACGCCGTTGAAGATGTGCTGGGTGCCGCAGTACGCCGACTACTACCCCGAGGCGCCGGGCGGGCGGCCCGGCGGGCGGTCCATCGAACCGAAGCCGTTCAACGCCAAGAAGCTCGGGCCGGACCTTCCCGGCCTAGAGCCGCCTTACGGCAAAGTCCCGCTCAATGTTGTTGTCATGCAACAGGACTACGTTCGGCTCAACCAGCTGAAGCGTCATCCGCGCGGCGTGCTGCGCAGCCTCAAGGTCGGTGCACGCACCATGTGGGCCAAGGCGACCGGTCAGGCCCTGGTTGGCATGGGACGCGCGCTGATCGGGCCGCTTCGGATCGGACTGCGCAAGGCCGGTGTTCCTGTGCAGCTCAACACCGCCCTGACCGACCTCTACGTCGAGGACGGCGCGGTCCGCGGCGTCTACGTTCGCGACACCGAGAAGTCGGAGGCCGCAGAGCCGCAACTGATCCGGGCTCGCAAAGCGGTGATCCTCGGCAGCGGCGGATTCGAGCACAACGAGCAGATGCGGGTCAAATATCAGCGTGCGCCGATCACCACCGAGTGGACGGTCGGCGCCAAGGCCAACACCGGCGACGGCATCGTGGCCGCCGAAAAGCTCGGTGCCGCGCTCGACATCATGGAAGACGCCTGGTGGGGCCCGACCGTTCCACTGGTCGGTGCGCCCTGGTTCGCGTTGTCCGAACGCAACTCGCCCGGCTCGATCATCGTCAACATGTCCGGTCAGCGGTTCATGAACGAATCGATGCCCTATGTCGAGGCGTGCCACCACATGTACGGCGGCGAGTTCGGCCAGGGCCCAGGTCCGGGTGAGAACATTCCCGCGTGGCTGGTGTTCGACCAGCAATACCGCGACCGGTACATCTTCGCCGGACTGCAGCCAGGGCAACGAATTCCGCGAAAGTGGATGGAGTCCGGCGTCATCATCCAGGCGGACACCCTCGAGGAGTTGGCCGCCAAGGCGGGCCTGCCGGTCGACGAGTTCACCGCGACGGTGCAGCGCTTCAACGGATTCGCCCGTTCGGGCGTCGACGCCGACTATCGCCGCGGTGAGAGCGCATACGACCGCTACTACGGCGACCCGACGAACAAGCCCAACCCGAATCTCGGTGAGATCAGCCACGCGCCCTACTACGCCGCCAAGTTGGTGCCCGGCGATCTGGGCACCAAGGGCGGCATCCGCACCGACGTCCACGGCCGTGCGCTGCGCGACGACGGCAGCATCATCGACGGCCTGTACGCAGCGGGCAACGTCAGCGCCCCGGTGATGGGACATACCTATCCCGGACCGGGGGGCACCATCGGCCCCGCGATGACCTTCGGTTACCTGGCCGCCCTGCACATCGCCGGAGAGCACTGA
- a CDS encoding 2-keto-4-pentenoate hydratase — MLPSATRDALAAELAQAERSRQPIAPLTSGHPEIDVVDAYEIQLINIRQRVAEGARVVGHKVGLSSLAMQQMMGVDEPDYGHLLDEMQVFEDVPVKSNRYLYPRVEVEVGFILAHDLPGAHCTEDDVLKATEAFVPSIELIDTRITDWKIALCDTIADNASSAGFVLGEARVAPADIDITKIDAVLTNNGEVVAEGRSDAVLGNPVTAVAWLARKVEGFGVRLRAGDIVLPGSCTRAIDAPPGSNFVAEFDGLGAVRLSFE; from the coding sequence ATGCTTCCGTCAGCCACCCGTGATGCGCTGGCCGCCGAGCTCGCACAAGCCGAGCGGAGCCGTCAGCCGATCGCTCCGCTGACGTCCGGGCACCCCGAAATCGACGTCGTCGACGCCTACGAAATCCAGCTGATCAACATCCGCCAGCGGGTCGCCGAGGGGGCCCGGGTGGTCGGCCACAAGGTGGGCCTGTCGTCGTTGGCGATGCAGCAGATGATGGGCGTCGACGAGCCGGACTACGGTCACCTGCTCGACGAGATGCAGGTCTTCGAGGACGTCCCGGTCAAGTCCAACAGATACCTGTACCCGAGAGTCGAGGTCGAAGTCGGTTTCATCCTGGCCCACGATTTGCCCGGCGCGCACTGCACCGAAGATGACGTCCTCAAGGCGACCGAGGCGTTCGTGCCCTCGATCGAGTTGATCGACACCAGGATCACCGACTGGAAGATCGCGCTGTGCGACACCATCGCCGACAACGCCTCGTCGGCCGGTTTCGTGCTGGGCGAGGCGCGGGTGGCGCCGGCCGACATCGACATCACCAAGATCGACGCGGTGCTGACCAACAACGGCGAGGTCGTCGCCGAGGGCCGCAGCGATGCGGTGCTGGGCAATCCGGTCACCGCAGTGGCGTGGCTGGCCCGCAAGGTGGAAGGCTTCGGGGTGCGGCTTCGGGCCGGTGACATCGTGTTGCCCGGTTCCTGCACCCGAGCGATCGACGCACCCCCGGGCAGCAATTTCGTTGCCGAGTTCGACGGCCTCGGGGCCGTCCGGTTGTCTTTCGAGTAA
- a CDS encoding DUF559 domain-containing protein, producing MGQPFIGSEAIAGGVLTKSQLETRYTRLFRDVYVDRGAAITALVRAEAGWLWTGRRGVVAGFSAAALHGSKWVDERRPAELIHDNHHRAAGIQLHRDVVEADEIETIDGVAVTSPTRTALDLGCWYPKMTAVAGIDALAEATEIKTADVELLARRYAGRRGIARARRAIELFDPGAQSPKESWLRVVLIEAGLPRPQTQIAVRDEFGSAVAYLDMGWKDVKVAVEYDGEQHRTDRRQYTWDVRRLEMLERLGWIVVRVVAGDRPAEVVRRVRAALARRSPCQPGARRRGLG from the coding sequence ATGGGCCAGCCGTTTATCGGAAGCGAAGCCATCGCAGGTGGGGTGCTGACCAAGAGCCAATTGGAAACGCGCTACACCCGACTGTTTCGAGACGTTTATGTCGATCGAGGCGCCGCAATTACCGCCCTGGTGCGCGCTGAGGCCGGTTGGTTGTGGACCGGCCGTCGGGGAGTTGTCGCGGGGTTCTCGGCGGCTGCGCTGCACGGGAGTAAATGGGTCGACGAGAGAAGACCTGCGGAGTTGATTCACGACAATCACCATCGCGCGGCGGGGATTCAACTGCACAGGGACGTTGTCGAGGCGGACGAAATCGAAACGATCGACGGTGTCGCGGTGACATCGCCGACAAGGACAGCGCTCGACCTCGGTTGCTGGTACCCGAAGATGACCGCCGTGGCGGGGATAGATGCGCTAGCCGAAGCGACGGAAATCAAAACTGCTGATGTAGAGCTGTTGGCTCGCAGGTATGCCGGCCGCCGAGGGATCGCCCGAGCGCGGCGAGCGATCGAACTGTTCGACCCGGGCGCGCAGTCGCCGAAGGAGTCGTGGCTACGCGTCGTATTGATCGAGGCCGGCTTGCCGCGACCGCAAACTCAGATCGCCGTTCGCGACGAATTCGGCTCTGCGGTGGCCTACCTGGACATGGGCTGGAAGGACGTGAAAGTCGCGGTCGAGTACGACGGTGAACAGCACCGGACCGATCGTCGGCAGTACACCTGGGACGTTCGAAGGCTGGAAATGCTTGAGCGACTCGGGTGGATCGTCGTACGAGTGGTGGCAGGAGACCGGCCCGCAGAAGTCGTGAGGCGTGTTCGCGCGGCATTGGCCCGCCGATCGCCCTGCCAGCCGGGCGCTCGACGACGTGGTCTCGGCTAG
- a CDS encoding sulfotransferase family protein: MTERTDIATVDELHASATKLTGLDDFGGDSDNYREALSVLLDSYRQEAGLTVLGSKMNRFFLRGALVARLLSESAWKQYPQHADVPVERPIFVTGLVRTGTTALHRLLGADPAHQGLHMWLAEFPQPRPPRDTWDSHPLYRRLDDQFNQHHADNPGYTGLHFMAAYELEECWQLLRQSVHSVSYETLAHLPSYSKWLSQQDWTPAYARHRKNLQLIGLNDIGKRWVLKNPSHLFALDALMATYPDALVIQTHRPVETIMASMCSLAQHTADGWSTSFTGAQIGADAMETWSRGLEQFNTARAKYNPAQFYDVDYRELIADPLGTVADIYRTFDIPLTDEARQAMEDSHAESQTGARAPKHKYSLADYGLTAEVVKERFAGL, translated from the coding sequence ATGACTGAACGCACCGACATCGCCACCGTCGACGAGCTGCACGCGTCGGCCACCAAGCTGACCGGGCTCGACGACTTCGGTGGCGACAGCGACAACTACCGCGAGGCGTTGAGCGTGTTGCTGGACTCCTACCGACAGGAAGCCGGCCTGACGGTGTTGGGCAGCAAGATGAATCGCTTCTTCTTGCGCGGCGCGCTGGTGGCCAGGCTGCTTTCTGAGTCCGCCTGGAAGCAATATCCCCAACACGCCGATGTGCCGGTCGAGCGGCCGATCTTCGTGACCGGGCTGGTGCGCACCGGGACCACGGCGTTGCATCGGCTGCTCGGCGCCGACCCCGCGCATCAGGGTCTGCACATGTGGCTGGCCGAGTTCCCGCAGCCGCGTCCGCCGCGCGACACCTGGGACTCACACCCGCTGTATCGCCGGCTCGACGACCAGTTCAACCAGCATCACGCGGACAATCCCGGCTACACCGGTCTGCATTTCATGGCCGCCTACGAGCTCGAAGAGTGCTGGCAGTTGCTGCGCCAATCGGTGCATTCGGTGTCCTACGAGACACTGGCGCACCTGCCCAGCTACTCAAAGTGGTTGTCGCAGCAGGACTGGACGCCGGCTTACGCGCGGCATCGTAAGAATCTTCAGCTGATCGGTCTCAACGACATCGGCAAGCGATGGGTGCTGAAGAACCCCAGCCACCTGTTCGCGCTCGATGCGTTGATGGCGACGTACCCGGACGCGCTGGTCATCCAGACGCACCGGCCGGTCGAGACGATCATGGCGTCGATGTGCTCGCTGGCGCAGCACACCGCCGACGGCTGGTCGACGTCGTTCACCGGCGCCCAGATCGGTGCTGACGCCATGGAAACCTGGTCGCGTGGTCTGGAGCAGTTCAACACCGCGCGGGCGAAATACAACCCGGCGCAGTTCTACGACGTCGACTACCGCGAACTCATCGCCGATCCGCTCGGCACCGTCGCCGACATCTACCGCACATTCGACATCCCGCTCACCGACGAGGCTCGGCAGGCCATGGAAGACAGCCACGCCGAAAGCCAAACGGGCGCAAGGGCGCCCAAGCACAAGTACTCGTTGGCCGACTACGGGCTGACCGCCGAAGTCGTCAAGGAGCGATTCGCGGGACTGTGA